A window of Acidimicrobiia bacterium contains these coding sequences:
- a CDS encoding amidohydrolase family protein — protein sequence MNDLDFKAFDADNHYYEAIDAFTRHLDPRVGPRTVQWCEINGRKYHVVGGRVSHAVVNPTFDPIAMPGALHDYFRGNPEGRSPLEMLAEREPIRPAYRDRDARIVALDEFGLEAVWLFPTLGVLYEELLVDDIDAIGMVFRAFNRWLDEDWGFAYRNRIYAAPYLSLADVDWAVEELEWALGRGARVVVLRPAAVHTATGPLSPANEHFDPFWARVQEAGITVVVHAGDSGYTTHGYARDGFGAGFDGGGWRPSIKGFNIERAAYDFLITLSFERMYERFPGLRIASVENGSEFLPDLFRKLRQTVYKMPGYFREDPAESFRQHVWINPFWEDDVTETVALMGADRVIFGSDWPHIEGMPEPLDYLPELKSFDDDEKQLILRDNARELTELKPA from the coding sequence GTGAACGACCTCGATTTCAAGGCCTTCGACGCCGACAATCACTACTACGAGGCGATCGACGCCTTCACCCGGCACCTCGACCCACGCGTCGGGCCCCGCACCGTCCAATGGTGCGAGATCAACGGGCGGAAGTACCACGTCGTCGGCGGGCGCGTGAGTCACGCGGTCGTGAACCCGACCTTCGACCCGATCGCGATGCCCGGCGCGTTGCACGACTACTTCCGCGGCAACCCCGAGGGTCGCAGCCCGCTGGAGATGCTCGCCGAGCGCGAGCCGATCCGACCCGCGTACCGCGATCGGGACGCCCGCATCGTCGCGCTCGACGAGTTCGGCCTCGAAGCGGTGTGGCTGTTCCCGACACTCGGTGTGCTCTACGAAGAGTTGCTCGTCGACGACATCGACGCGATCGGCATGGTGTTCCGCGCGTTCAATCGCTGGCTCGACGAGGACTGGGGCTTCGCGTACCGGAACCGCATCTACGCGGCGCCGTACCTCTCGCTCGCCGACGTCGACTGGGCGGTCGAGGAGCTCGAGTGGGCGCTCGGTCGCGGCGCGCGCGTCGTCGTGCTGCGTCCCGCGGCAGTGCACACCGCGACCGGACCGCTCTCCCCCGCCAACGAGCACTTCGATCCGTTCTGGGCACGCGTGCAGGAAGCGGGCATCACGGTCGTCGTGCACGCGGGCGACAGCGGGTACACGACGCACGGCTACGCGCGCGACGGCTTCGGTGCCGGCTTCGACGGTGGCGGTTGGCGGCCGTCGATCAAGGGCTTCAACATCGAACGCGCCGCGTACGACTTCCTCATCACGCTCTCGTTCGAGCGGATGTACGAGCGCTTCCCGGGGCTGCGCATCGCGTCGGTCGAGAACGGGTCGGAGTTCCTGCCCGACCTGTTCCGCAAGTTGCGTCAGACCGTCTACAAGATGCCGGGCTACTTCCGCGAGGACCCGGCCGAGTCGTTCCGGCAGCACGTGTGGATCAACCCGTTCTGGGAGGACGACGTCACCGAGACGGTCGCGCTCATGGGCGCGGACCGCGTGATCTTCGGCTCCGACTGGCCCCACATCGAGGGCATGCCCGAGCCGCTCGACTACCTGCCCGAGCTCAAGTCGTTCGACGACGACGAGAAGCAGCTCATCCTCCGCGACAACGCCCGCGAGCTCACCGAGCTGAAGCCCGCTTGA
- a CDS encoding SigE family RNA polymerase sigma factor yields MTVEADVPEPRPERAGFDDFCRDAYAPMVRMAFLLTSSIETAEDLVQDVFARAYPRWSTISEPSAYVRRAVVNACHSHHRRRFRERAHRPSTPDAIELEADELFDVLATLPARMRSAIVLRYYQDLAENDIAEILGCAPGTARSLIHRGLARLRTVMEP; encoded by the coding sequence GTGACCGTCGAGGCTGACGTCCCCGAGCCGCGGCCCGAGCGGGCGGGCTTCGACGACTTCTGCCGGGACGCGTACGCGCCCATGGTGCGGATGGCGTTCCTGCTCACGTCGTCGATCGAGACCGCCGAGGACCTCGTGCAGGACGTCTTCGCGCGCGCCTACCCGCGCTGGTCGACGATCAGCGAGCCTTCCGCGTACGTGCGGCGCGCGGTCGTCAACGCGTGCCACTCGCATCATCGACGGCGGTTTCGTGAGCGCGCACACCGGCCGAGCACACCCGACGCGATCGAGCTCGAAGCCGACGAGCTGTTCGACGTGCTCGCCACGCTCCCCGCGCGGATGCGCAGCGCGATCGTGCTCCGGTACTACCAGGACCTCGCCGAGAACGACATCGCCGAGATCCTCGGTTGCGCGCCCGGCACCGCGCGCTCACTCATCCACCGCGGCCTCGCGCGTCTCAGGACGGTGATGGAACCATGA